Proteins from one Anastrepha obliqua isolate idAnaObli1 chromosome 2, idAnaObli1_1.0, whole genome shotgun sequence genomic window:
- the LOC129237740 gene encoding coiled-coil domain-containing protein 86, producing the protein MSEEQQKVASEEAPETTPASVESNESTGDTTTIKNNTTATEIKKSSGAKKPLAKKQTKKKSAGAQQIRGLPKSGRPWKTPKEKFSTIKKTTHRLSFEKKTELRNQLRHIKEMSRNIKEQRKEAAVQKNQRRIENAERRLANERRAEVVQVIKNTSKLKRMKKKQMRMIEKRDISQVKVV; encoded by the exons ATGTCTGAGGAGCAACAAAAAGTCGCGTCAGAAGAGGCACCGGAAACAACACCGGCCTCAGTTGAAAGTAATGAATCAACCGGTGAcacaacaacaatcaaaaataatactactgccacagaaataaaaaaatcaagtgGGGCTAAAAAACCCTTGGCaaagaagcaaacaaaaaagaaatcagcTGGTGCCCAACAAATACGCGGCTTACCCAAGTCGGGACGTCCATGGAAAACACCAAAGGAAAA GTTCTCTACAATAAAAAAGACCACACATCGCTTATCATTCGAAAAGAAGACGGAGCTGCGTAATCAACTGAGGCACATAAAGGAAATGTCACGCAACATTAAAGAACAACGTAAAGAAGCTGCAGTACAAAAGAATCAGAGACGTATCGAAAATGCAGAACGTCGATTGGCCAATGAACGACGGGCGGAAGTGGTGCAGGTCATCAAGAATACATCGAAATTGAAGCGCATGAAAAAGAAGCAAATGCGTATGATTGAGAAGCGAGATATTAGTCAAGTGAAGGTGGTGTAA
- the LOC129239092 gene encoding probable mitochondrial glutathione transporter SLC25A40, translating to MSSELAPKKPRLLLEDPRFRIRPLQQVVSACTGALITACFMTPLDVVKTRLQAQQTTTNKCFLYCNGLMDHICPCDPNMPNQLKPEKRLNGTVDAFVKISRQEGVGSLWSGLSPTLVSALPSTIVYFVAYEQFKMHALEFHYKYMAEVKGSPRGREIPFHIPLLSGVSARICAVTFVSPIELIRTKMQSQKMSYSEMISTVRVVMKTQGFFGLFRGLPPTILRDVPFSGIYWTCYENIKSMFGVQEPTFGFSFMAGAISGSLAATITTPFDVVKTHEQIEFGEKVLFADKPAPEVGNLNIRQRLLSIYRMNGIRGLYAGLGPRLLKVAPACAIMISTFEYSKAFFYHYNVEKHNEIMLLRSQKGNGA from the exons atgagctCGGAATTAGCGCCGAAAAAGCCGCGGCTGTTACTAGAAGATCCCAGATTTCGCATACGCCCTTTGCAGCAGGTAGTGTCTGCCTGCACGGGAGCGCTTATAACAGCATGTTtca TGACACCGTTGGACGTTGTGAAGACACGTTTACAAGCACAACAAACCACCACAAACAAGTGTTTCCTATATTGTAATGGACTTATGGATCATATTTGCCCCTGCGACCCGAACATGCCCAATCAGCTAAAGCCTGAAAAGCGTTTGAATGGCACagtt GATGCTTTTGTGAAAATCTCACGCCAAGAGGGTGTCGGTTCGCTGTGGTCTGGACTTAGCCCCACACTTGTGTCTGCGCTCCCATCCACCATCGTTTATTTCGTTGCATATGAACAGTTCAAAATGCATGCGCTTGAGTTTCACTACAAGTATATGGCGGAGGTGAAAGGCTCGCCACGCGGCCGTGAGATACCCTTCCACATACCACTGCTCAGTGGCGTGTCTGCCCGTATTTGTGCAGTGACTTTCGTTAGTCCCATTGAGTTAATTCGCACAAAAATGCAGTCACAGAAAATGAGCTATAGCGAAATGATATCCACTGTGCGTGTGGTTATGAAAACGCAGGGTTTCTTCGGTTTGTTTCGTGGTCTACCACCAACAATACTGCGAGACGTGCCCTTCTCCGGCATATACTGGACTTGTTATGAGAATATCAAAAGTATGTTCGGTGTACAGGAGCCGACGTTTGGATTTAGCTTTATGGCCGGTGCAATTTCTGGTTCG TTGGCCGCCACAATTACTACACCTTTCGATGTTGTTAAAACGCACGAACAAATTGAATTTGGAGAAAAGGTGCTTTTTGCAG ACAAACCAGCCCCTGAAGTAGGTAATCTAAATATACGACAACGGCTCTTGTCTATTTATCGCATGAATGGAATTCGAGGCTTATATGCCGGTCTGGGACCACGATTATTAAAAGTGGCGCCGGCGTGTGCCATTATGATTTCTACTTTTGAATACAGCAAAGCATTCTTTTATCACTATAATGTAGAAAAGCACAACGAGATCATGTTATTAAGAAGCCAAAAAGGGAATGGTGCCTAA
- the LOC129238846 gene encoding BTB/POZ domain-containing protein 17, whose product MMEDDSVELGGEGDKNSKESKRDITTIQMEESEELSQDSSVMNNSQSVLEKIANLYAEQLMSDIILVVGNEQYPAHRVILCASSEVFQVMLMNPQWNECRKHVIELVEEPCCTAVFPQFLKYLYVGQIKISLQTVMPMLALADKYNVKDLVELCVDYMMKHIAKAATQGYLVSWLQYTIAFSPYHKELTETLKRFLKWNLEMVSESKDFVELDTAIMVLLLQQNDIVVTSEYQLFGILQRWLLHRKEVFDNDDILTLEEKNSAFLQLVEQTVVHIRFAMMTPRELAHLLLFPLLEYHKEYIVLRMAIGMSYQSGQEERVREVRYSPEGMLQFTPRLYSNDTWSVSIYVKEFDQIEKYTNYVTCFFSQRNIAETEDDHTITWEIEFFPRGVKYNKAKIIWGEDVPEFSLKTVRLRATCKYPQLYEERFKVAVLITGVQNKIDHILTVHERTEYFSNKVRVLNVDNLIPYDELALSSIKLSPHLIGPERNNLSIQVIIAPMGPYTCRDAPPFDFK is encoded by the exons ATGATGGAAGACGATTCCGTGGAACTTGGTGGCGAAGGAGACAAAAATAGCAAAGAAAGTAAACGGGACATCACAACAATACAAATGGAAGAAAGCGAGGAGCTTAGTCAGGACTCGAGTGTG ATGAATAACTCGCAAAGTGTATTGGAAAAGATTGCCAATCTGTATGCGGAGCAGCTAATGTCAGACATCATTTTGGTAGTGGGTAATGAACAGTATCCAGCACACCGTGTAATACTCTGCGCAAGTAGCGAGGTGTTCCAAGTGATGCTTATGAATCCACAGTGGAATGAGTGCCGCAAGCATGTTATCGAACTGGTCGAAGAACCGTGTTGTACTGCAGTATTTccgcaatttttaaaatatttgtatgtgggCCAAATAAAAATCTCACTACAGACGGTCATGCCAATGTTGGCGTTAGCAGACAAATACAATGTCAAG GATCTCGTAGAGTTATGTGTTGACTACATGATGAAACATATTGCTAAGGCCGCAACCCAAGGCTACCTTGTATCATGGTTACAGTATACAATCGCTTTTAGCCCTTATCATAAAGAGCTCACCGAAACATTAAAACGTTTTTTAAAGTGGAATTTAGAAATGGTGAGCGAATCGAAAGACTTTGTCGAATTGGATACGGCAATTATGGTGCTATTACTGCAACAGAATGATATTGTGGTGACTAGTGAGTATCAATTGTTTGGTATATTGCAACGTTGGCTTTTGCATCGGAAAGAAGTATTTGACAATGACGACATACTGacattagaagaaaaaaattcagcattTTTGCAATTGGTCGAGCAAACTGTTGTGCACATACGATTCGCAATGATGACGCCGCGTGAGTTGGCGCACTTGTTGCTCTTTCCACTGTTGGAATACCACAAAGAGTATATCGTGCTGCGTATGGCAATAG GCATGAGCTATCAGTCAGGTCAGGAAGAACGTGTACGTGAGGTGCGATACTCACCAGAGGGCATGCTACAATTTACACCGCGTCTTTACTCCAATGACACGTGGAGTGTCAGCATATATGTGAAAGAGTTTGATcaaatcgaaaaatatacaaattatgtGACGTGCTTCTTTTCGCAACGGAATATTGCTGAAACCGAAGATG ACCACACTATTACTTGGgagattgaattttttccacGCGGCGTCAAATACAACAAGGCGAAAATCATTTGGGGTGAGGACGTGCCGGAGTTCTCGCTGAAAACTGTACGCCTACGTGCGACTTGCAAGTATCCGCAGCTCTATGAAGAACGTTTCAAG GTAGCTGTACTGATCACTGGCGTGCAGAATAAAATCGATCATATTCTTACCGTTCACGAGCGTACCGAATATTTTTCGAATAAAGTGCGCGTTTTAAATGTGGACAACCTTATACCCTACGATGAGCTGGCTTTGTCTTCCATTAAACTGAGCCCGCATCTGATAGGCCCTGAACGCAATAACTTGTCGATACAAGTAATAATAGCTCCGATGGGGCCATATACATGTCGTGATGCgccaccattcgatttcaaGTAA